In Methanosphaera sp. ISO3-F5, a genomic segment contains:
- a CDS encoding flavodoxin family protein — translation MKVLTLITSSHRNGFTKQIVDRLTIGIKDNDGSNEVLFMDDYDIKYCTGCRACEKGGGCVLDDDYNLIMDKIRASDYFIFTAPVFYNDIAGHSKMFLDRLGSCNYDPELTIPETKALLMITHMSKNINDFVIENTHRCLATGNFQVNKILDIGDLMIDSKLDEWVLEDYEDIGYELDEYEVIPHKLDLDSATL, via the coding sequence ATGAAAGTATTAACCTTGATAACATCGTCCCATAGGAACGGATTTACTAAACAAATTGTTGACCGTTTAACTATTGGAATCAAAGACAATGATGGAAGTAACGAAGTTCTGTTTATGGATGATTATGATATAAAATATTGTACTGGTTGCAGAGCCTGTGAAAAAGGAGGTGGTTGTGTACTTGATGATGACTATAACCTCATAATGGATAAAATCAGAGCTTCAGACTATTTCATATTCACGGCCCCTGTATTTTATAATGATATTGCAGGTCATTCAAAAATGTTCTTAGATCGTCTGGGTTCATGTAATTATGATCCTGAGTTAACAATACCTGAAACAAAAGCTCTTCTCATGATTACACATATGTCTAAAAATATTAATGATTTTGTAATAGAGAATACTCATCGATGCTTGGCTACTGGTAATTTCCAAGTTAATAAAATATTAGATATTGGAGATTTGATGATAGATAGTAAACTTGATGAATGGGTATTGGAAGATTATGAGGATATTGGTTATGAACTCGATGAATATGAGGTTATCCCACATAAGCTTGACCTTGATTCTGCAACACTTTAA